A single Streptomyces sannanensis DNA region contains:
- a CDS encoding FHA domain-containing protein FhaB/FipA, with amino-acid sequence MSELTLTVMRLGFLAVLWLFVIVAVQVIRSDLFGTRVTQRGSRRAADNRPQQARQSAAAPPQQRQRRGAPTKLVVSEGTLTGTTVALQGQTITLGRAHDSTIVLDDDYASSRHARIYPDRDGNWIVEDLGSTNGTYLDRTRLTTPTPIPLGAPIRIGKTVIELRK; translated from the coding sequence ATGTCAGAGCTGACCCTGACGGTCATGCGGCTGGGTTTCCTGGCCGTACTGTGGCTGTTCGTGATCGTGGCCGTACAGGTCATCCGCAGCGACCTGTTCGGTACGCGCGTCACGCAGCGCGGCTCACGCCGCGCCGCCGACAACCGCCCACAGCAGGCACGGCAGAGCGCCGCCGCGCCCCCGCAACAGCGCCAGCGCCGAGGTGCCCCGACCAAACTGGTCGTCTCCGAGGGCACCCTCACCGGCACCACCGTGGCGCTGCAGGGGCAGACCATCACCCTGGGCCGGGCGCACGACTCGACGATCGTCCTCGACGACGACTACGCGTCCAGCAGGCATGCCAGGATCTACCCGGACCGTGACGGCAATTGGATCGTCGAGGATCTCGGGTCCACCAACGGCACATATCTCGACCGGACCCGACTCACCACCCCGACCCCGATTCCGCTGGGCGCGCCGATCCGCATCGGCAAGACCGTCATCGAGCTGCGGAAGTAG
- a CDS encoding DUF3662 and FHA domain-containing protein produces MGVLKRFEQRLEGLVNGTFAKVFKSEVQPVEIAGALQRECDNNASIWNRERTVVPNDFIVELSAPDYERLSPYSGQLSDELSGLVRDYAKQQRYTFMGPIKVHLEKADDLDTGLYRVRSRTLASSASQPQAPQGAPQQAPRRPQGAPGGYGYPPAAAPPMPAAPPGAGRAGAPMNHRPTAPGATPGGGQVRRWIEINGTRHQISRPTLVLGRSTEADVRIDDPGVSRRHCEIRTGTPSTIQDLGSTNGIVVDGQHTTRATLRDGSRIVVGSTTIVYRQAEG; encoded by the coding sequence ATGGGAGTCCTGAAGCGTTTCGAGCAGCGTCTCGAAGGTCTGGTCAACGGCACCTTCGCGAAGGTGTTCAAGTCCGAGGTCCAGCCCGTCGAGATCGCCGGCGCGCTCCAGCGCGAGTGCGACAACAACGCCAGCATCTGGAACCGCGAGCGGACCGTCGTCCCCAACGACTTCATCGTGGAGCTCAGCGCCCCCGACTACGAGCGCCTCAGCCCGTACTCCGGCCAGCTCAGCGACGAGCTCTCCGGACTCGTACGCGACTACGCCAAGCAGCAGCGCTACACCTTCATGGGCCCCATCAAGGTGCACCTCGAAAAGGCCGACGACCTCGACACCGGCCTGTACCGGGTACGCAGCCGCACCCTCGCCTCCAGTGCCTCCCAGCCGCAGGCCCCCCAGGGAGCCCCGCAGCAAGCGCCCCGCCGCCCCCAGGGAGCCCCCGGCGGCTACGGCTACCCGCCGGCCGCCGCACCGCCCATGCCGGCCGCACCGCCGGGCGCCGGCCGCGCCGGCGCCCCCATGAACCACCGTCCCACCGCCCCCGGCGCGACGCCGGGCGGCGGCCAGGTACGGCGCTGGATCGAGATCAACGGCACCCGCCACCAGATCTCCCGCCCGACGCTGGTGCTGGGCCGCAGCACCGAGGCCGACGTGCGGATCGACGACCCCGGCGTCTCCCGCCGGCACTGCGAGATCCGGACCGGAACGCCCTCGACGATCCAGGATCTCGGGTCCACCAACGGCATCGTGGTGGACGGGCAGCACACCACCCGCGCTACGCTCCGCGACGGCTCGCGGATCGTCGTGGGCAGCACAACCATCGTTTACCGGCAAGCCGAAGGATGA